CTTCGCCGAGGCCTGGCACATCTGCATCCGCGAGAACCCCCAGCTCACCAGCCGGTCGCTGTTCGCCGCCGCCGACCAGTTCCCCGCCATGGCGGAGCTCTGGATCTGGGAGACCCACCAGGCCGGGGCGCTGCGGCTCGGCTCCACCCACCCCACCCTGGACGTGAGCATCCTGGCCGCCACCAACCAGTACGACTCCCTGCTCCTGGCCGGCGCGCTGCAGAACCCCGGCGCCCGGGGGGTGGTCAACCTGCGGCGCAACCTGCTCACCCGGGTGGACCTGACCGGCTGCGTCCAGCTCACCGAGCTCTACCTGGCCGACAACCTGCTCGGCGAGGCCGAGGCGGACGGCATCCTGGCCACCCTGGACTCCCTGGGGCGGGCGCGCCTCGGCGCCAGCGATCTCACGACCCTGGAGGTGGACCTCACCGGCAACGCCAGCCCCAGCGCCGCGGGCCGCGCCAGCGCGGTCCGCCTGGCGTCCAGGGGTTGGACCGTCCGGACCCGCACCTGGACCGAGACGCCGCCGGCCGCGGCCGGCCCCACCCCCTGAGGCCTGGGCCGGAGGCCGGGCCTCGGCCCGGCCCTGGCCCGCTCGTGACCACGCCCTGGCCAGGCGCTCACGGGCCGAGGGGCGCGGCCCTCGGCGCGGCTGGCGCGGCGCGAGCCGGCGGGCCGGCCAGCGGCGCCAGGCGGAGCCGCTCCTGCGCGATCCGGTCGAGCAGCGCCGCCAGCCGGAGGCCGGCCTTGACGAGGGCGGCCTCGGCGCGCGCCCGCTGGCGGGACGCGTAGTCCGCCGGCACCAGGAGCCGCTCGGTCCTGGTCGGCGTGGCGCCCAGCTCCTGGTAGACGGCGCGGGCCAGCCGGTTCGATTCGCCCGCCCAGTCCGCCGGCGAGCGGTCGGCCGTCCAGGCCCGGCGCGAGGCCTCGTCGAGGGCGGCGTCGAGCGCCGCGGCGGCCTCCGTCGGCGACCGCCCCGCCAGGATGGGCCAGACCACCACCGCGTCCCAGACCACGTGCAGGTTGGTGTCGAAGGGTGGGCTGCCGGCCCTGGCCGGGAGGCGCACGCCGCCCAGGTTGCCCTGGCGCCACCCCTGCGCAGCGTGCAGCGGCTGGTGCAGGTCGCCCACCACGTGGACCAGCCACCGCAGCGCCTCGAGGCGACGCCCCGGGTCGTCGTCGCGCGCCAGCACCTCGGCCGCCCGCTCGATGCAGGCCACGGCGCACAGCCCCCCCGGGCAGTCGCGCGCCGCGTCGTAGCGCCCGGCCTCGAAGGGGATGTCCACCCAGTGGTTGGGCGCGTTGGCCCGCGTCCGGTGGTCGTCGGCCCAGACCGCCACCTCGTGGTCCGAGAGGTGCCCGTCGCCCAGCAGCTCGCGCACCAGGGCGCTGGCCTCTGGCCCGAGCCGCCGCTCGGCCAGCGCCCCGACCAGCTCGTGCCCCTCGTCGTTCCAGGCCCGCGCCGGGCCGGGGCCGAGCTGGGCGGCCAGCGCGAGGAGCGGCAGGAGGCGGCGCACGGGCCGGATCATAGCGCCCGCGCCGCCGCCGGGCCGCGCGGCGGGTTCGGCGCGCCGCGGCGAGGGCCCTCCGCCCGCCTGCGCCGGATCAAGGCGCACCGGGAGTCCGGCCTGCTAGGGTGCCCGGATGCGCTCGCTCCCGCTCCTCGTCCTGCTGGCCACCGGCTGCGCCGCCCCCGGGTTCGTGGGCCAGGTGGGCCGCGTCACCCCGGTGAAGGACGTGCGGCTCGGCCTCGGCGCCGGGTACCAGGTCAACACCTCGGCGGCGGCGGTGGTGCTGGACGGCCGCGACCTGGCCAGGCAGCTCTCCGGGAAGTCGGTGGCCTGCCCCGATCTCGCCGCCCAGGACTGCTGGACCCTGGCGGACGTCCGGCCGGTGGTCCGCGCCGGGATGCGCTTCGCCCTGGCGGCGCCGCTCTCCGCCAACACCTCGCTGTCGGGCCGCTACGGCTACGCCGACGGCCTCGACGTCGGGCTGCGCTTCGGCCCCGACAACAAGGGGCTCGACCTCGGCTGGCAGGCCTTCGGCCCGCGCGACGCCGCCGTGGAGGGGTGGGCCGGCTCGCTCTTCGCCGGCTGGACCAAGCGCGACATGGGCACCCTCGGCGCCATCATCGAGGACGTCCTGCAGGGGAGCGCCTCGCTCGACGACTACTCGCTCACCTTCGTGGCCGGCCGCCAGTTCCGCCAGGTGGCCCACGTCTACCTGGGCGGCCGGTACATCTACTCCCGCTGGAAGGTGCAGGTGCTGCCCGACCTGCCGATCGTCTACGACGGGGCCGCGTCGCAGCGGGCCCTGCTCGGCACCGACCCGTCGGGGAGCCTCCACCACGTGGGCGCGGTCCTCGGCGCGGCGGTGGGCTGGCGCAGCGTCTTCCTGGGCGCGGAGCTGAACCTCCTGCAGACCTTCGGCCGGGCCGAGGTGCTCTTCGAGGAGGTGAGCCTGTCCGGCTTCGGGGTCATGCCCGCCGTCTACCTGTACGGGCAGTTCTGAGCGCCCGCCCGCCCCGCGGACCGCCCCGGAGCGGCTACCCGCGCACCAGCGAGGCCAGCTTGGACACGTCCACCGTGCGGGCCTGCTCCTGGATGGCCCCGGTGTAGCGCTGCTGCAGGGCCCGCCCGTCGGCCAGGGTGGCCTGGAAGGCCTGGCGCACCGCGTCCGCGGTCAGGGTGCGGCCGCTGGCGTAGTAGCGCTTCGCCACCTGGCCCAGCGCGTAGGTGGAGGCGAAGGAGACCGCCGAGCCGGTGGCCGCGCCGGCCAGCCCGCCGAGCAGCCCGCCGGCCAGCCGGCCCAGCAGCCCACCCACCAGCTTGCGCCCCACCTGCTCGACGTACTGCGACGCCAGCCCCACGCCGGCGGTGGCCAGGAAGTCCTTCACGTGGCCGGCGTCGAGCTCGTAGCCGTGGGCCTGGCCGAGCCGGTACACCAGCCGCATCTGCAGCGGGATGATGGCCAGGGTGGCCAGCGACTGCGGCAGGAGCTCCAGCGCCCCGTTGAGGATGGCGGCGTCGAGGATGGTCTTGTCGAGCGCGGCGCCGTCCGGCGCCGCCCGCCCGGCCGGCCCGGCGGCGGGGCCCGCCCGCGGCCCGAGCGGCGCCGACACCAGCGCCCCGGCCTCGCGCCGGTAGGCCGCGGCCGCCGCGGCGTCCAGCCCGAGGGCGTCGCGCAGCCGCTCCAGGAAGCGCGCCTCGGCCTCGCCGTGGGCGCCGTCGGCGTCGCAGACGCCCACCGCCAGCTCGAAGGCCGCCTGCCTGCCCTCCGGCGAGGTCAGCGTAGCGGCCACGATGGTGGGCGTGAGGCGCCCGGTCCGGATCTCCTCCACCAGCGCGTCCAGCCGGTCGGCCGCCTCTGGGGCGAGCGAGCTGGCGATGCGCCGGAGCTCGGCCTGCTCGCGGGCGTCCTGCGCGCCGTCGGCGAGCGCGGCCATGAGGGCGATGGCGAGGGTGGCTTCCCGTTCCTGGCTGGTCATGTCCGGAGCATAGGCGCAACCCCCGGCCCGCCGCCCGACCCGGCCCCGACTGGCACGCCGCGCCGGCCCACCCCGATGGCGGGAGGTGCTACCATCGTCGCCCTCGATCGCGGAGACTGGCCCCTCATCCCGCAGCCGGCCCCCTGACCAGTGCCCACCAGCCTCGACTTCCCGACGCTGTCGCTCTCCACCTCGGTGCTGGTGCTGGCGCTGGCGGCCGCCATGCTCTACGTGAGGGCCACGCGGCGCACCTACCCCGGCTTCGACCACTGGGTGGCCGGGGCCCTCTTCGCCGGCCTGGCCTCGCTGCTCGGCGTGTTCCGCGGCGAGCTGCCGTCCCTGGTCAGCGCGGTGATCGGCAACACGCTGGCCAGCCTGGGCATCGCCCTGGTGGCCTCGGGGCTGGAGCGCTTCCTGGAGCGACCTGGCCGGTCCTGGCCGCAGCTGCTGGGGGTGGGCGCCACCCTCGCCACCTCCGTGGCCTTCACCTGGTGGTGGCCGTCGCTGCGGGCCCGGGTCGCCACGGGTGAGGCCATCTACCTGGTGCAGGTGAGCCACTGCCTCTGGCTGGTGGCGCGCGGCATCGCCCCGGCCCTGGGAGGGCGCAACCGGCTGCTCGAGCTGGTGCTGGGCCTGCAGGCCGGCTGGGGGGCGGTGCGCGTGGCGCTGGTGACGCTGGGCGACGGCAGCTTGGGCCCGCTGCTCGACGGCGACTTCGCCCGCGACCTCACCT
This genomic interval from Anaeromyxobacter sp. contains the following:
- a CDS encoding S1/P1 nuclease produces the protein MRRLLPLLALAAQLGPGPARAWNDEGHELVGALAERRLGPEASALVRELLGDGHLSDHEVAVWADDHRTRANAPNHWVDIPFEAGRYDAARDCPGGLCAVACIERAAEVLARDDDPGRRLEALRWLVHVVGDLHQPLHAAQGWRQGNLGGVRLPARAGSPPFDTNLHVVWDAVVVWPILAGRSPTEAAAALDAALDEASRRAWTADRSPADWAGESNRLARAVYQELGATPTRTERLLVPADYASRQRARAEAALVKAGLRLAALLDRIAQERLRLAPLAGPPARAAPAAPRAAPLGP
- a CDS encoding TerB family tellurite resistance protein; amino-acid sequence: MTSQEREATLAIALMAALADGAQDAREQAELRRIASSLAPEAADRLDALVEEIRTGRLTPTIVAATLTSPEGRQAAFELAVGVCDADGAHGEAEARFLERLRDALGLDAAAAAAYRREAGALVSAPLGPRAGPAAGPAGRAAPDGAALDKTILDAAILNGALELLPQSLATLAIIPLQMRLVYRLGQAHGYELDAGHVKDFLATAGVGLASQYVEQVGRKLVGGLLGRLAGGLLGGLAGAATGSAVSFASTYALGQVAKRYYASGRTLTADAVRQAFQATLADGRALQQRYTGAIQEQARTVDVSKLASLVRG